ATATTTATTTGAagtagggaaaaatgaagaagttgCAAGTGGATGAACTGTTGTAGCTTCAGAATTTCTCAACATTCATACAAAGAAGAGTGCAATTTTTTATGTTTAGAGTCTTGATCTGTTTTATGAATGGTTACTTGTACTGCAGGGTGTTGATGCATTAACATACTTTCATCACCCAATTTTTCATTTTGACAAAATTATGGACTCAAGAAAGTTAATTCAAAAGATGAAGATTGCTTTGGCTATGAACTCTGTCTTAAAAACTGTTATTCCATCCTTGATGTCTGAATTTCGTCATGCAACTTTCTTTAAATAAGATATAACATTGGTCtcgtctttcttcatttcttgaaGAAGTCAATATGATATCCTTTGCTCTTCCAGAACTCCACAATTCATCCCTAGTAATCCACTGTCATTTCACACTACCATCACTATACTCTTCAGTATTCACATTcccttattcagaaacactgctctctcgcattgactattttcaaaggcaacaaaTATATGTGATTAGCTGTTAtaagagggtttttttttttttttttttttttttttcaaaatcttATTAATCCGTCACTCGAATCATAAAAAATATTCTAAAAAACTtgcatcacttcaactaaagccttatGAAAGTAGTAGAGGTGTGACACATGTGTTTTTAGAGTTAAGTCCATAGAATCATTCATAggaacatcatcaccaccatcattatccttAAAAAGTTCTTTGCTCATTGTCTACGCTTTACAACCATGTGTTAGTGCAAGTAAAATATTATCCCACAGATTCttctgaatatatatttttgattAATTTGCCTTTCATCGTATCCTTCCAAGTTTAGGTGTTACTTTTCAACCCTTCATCAttggaaacaaagaagaaaaaataaaagaaaaaaaatacattagaagtatatgtatgtgtgtctggaataagaaagtaaaggaatgaaaaagatagtgtttcttgtttttctaatttattatagggctacatgaaagaaaagtgataatACACTCATTATGCAATGTTGAAATGGTGATAGAATACTAGTTTAAACTCAATTGCACAAGATAGAACCCACAAAGTTGAAAAAGgtatgtgtttttattgttttagctAGATGGCAGGCAGGGATGGAAACAGTTTTCACTAAAACTATATAGGGAGagacctgctgctgctgattgGAAAGACTACTTGGGTAGTAAGCTTTTAGTGAAGGTGAGGGCAGTGATGCTAGAAATGAAAGGTAAGCAAAGACGAGctgtaacaagagagagagagagagatcgaagAGCTCCGTATATACTGTACAGGAGTGGAGAAAACGGGATGCTGGATGCATGTAAGCTCTAGTAAGCTCTAGTTTTGTTCCAGAATCTAGAGTGAAAAACTGAAGGGAAGAGCCAACGAAGTTGAACAGTGGAGTAGGTATATTATGTCCATAAGAACGCGTCTTCTCATTAATGACAATCCGTTTTTATTTCTGTGCAAGGAACAAAATAATATCTATCAGTTAAAAAGCATCGAAATGTTGAATTCGGCGCCAATTATCTCGgttctggtgtgtggtgtactGTATAGCTTTTATATTAAAAATGATGTTGAACTATGATATGAAATGTAGTAGTTTATTTTAGATAGATATAAAATGGGAGTGAAACAGCCATAAGAAGGGTAcataggtgtgtgtgcgtgtgtgtgtttgttttgttgacaTCGTGACGTCAGGGCCGTGTATTGACTGTCTGGTTGTCTGGAAAGATGGGTGCCTCTGCAATTCCGATCATCTTGATGACCCTTTTTTGGGGTCTCGTGGGTATTGTACTTCCCATAATACTGCCCAAGGGTCCAAATAGAAGGTGGGTGAAGCTATGTGCTTATATTGGCTAATACATATTGGCTGCCACAAAGTCTCGACTTTGACACATAGCATCTGCACTCTGTTAAATTATCTCCAACAATATATGCCTGCAGATCTTTCCAATAGCggttccttgtttgttttgttaccGCCCCTCTCTAGAAGAAGCAATTTGGTGACCTGATGGAAAATCAGGTAAAAGGGTGTGGTAGGCCATatcttgtggaaaaaaaaaaaaacaactaaggAGAATCACGCTGTGTTTGGAGGAATAGTCACCATACAGGAAATATCCGTCCCCCATAACCCATGGTAGGTGGGCTGTTTTGAATCCTAGCAGAGATGTTACTGGCTACTATACTACAGACACCATGGCTAGGAAAGTGGGAGGGAAAACAGTGGGAGTTGTGAGTACAATGccagagaaaatgaaagtgttGATTGTTATTCTTACAATGTGTTATTTTACTTACAGTTTGATGCAGTGTGTTCTCATCACGACAGCTGTATCGTGTTGGCTTTTGTAAGTTAAATAAATTAATCTAGTCTTTGTTTTAAATCCTTCACAAAGATTAAAATTTTTAGTTCTATATAATAGACACTTACTCTTAATGTAAGGTACCAAACTTTTGCAGTGTTTTAAGAGAAAAGTCAGTGCCATACATtgttttgaaaaaaatatgattagtATATGTTTTGTGACTGCACATGATTAGTAGAACTAATGTTTATTTCAGTTGGCTCTGCTGCTATATGCACCAAATGAACCCCTTAATTGGACCAGCtctccacaacaccacactcatATTCTTACAGCACCAGTGGTAGGTGTCACagttcttgtcttttttatgttgtttggTGCTGTTTTCACTTGTATGAATTAATATTTAGATGCTGCCAATAATGATGTGTACCTATGTTCATAATAAAGATATGTATTTTTCGTGTTACATATTTTGTACTGTTTTATTGttggataaaaaataaagtactTTATAGTCATAGTAAAGTAACATCACATTGCCCTGTGCAATTCGCCTCTTTTTGATATGCTTGTAGATAGAAATATTTTTTATTGGAAGGCTTTATTATAACATCATTTATTTACCGGTTTTTATATTTCAGAATATGTTGACAAACAAGACTGGCTACCATGAGAGTGATCTAAACTGAAGTGTTCAAGATATAACAGTGTAGCTTTGTAAACATTATAACCAAAGAAAGGATCTATATATATGTAGGATGTAGATTTGTCATTAGTAGTAAGTATTCCATTTTTTGTGTTCCAGAATTTATCAGAATCTCTTTTTATGATGTGATCTTTTTCATCTATGAACATTTATTTCCTGATTATTTTGTCATGCAGTGAACATTTATTGTTTAAAATCCTGGAAAATAATTGTTGTGATAATATAGCATTTAATCTGTGAACTCTCTCATAGTCTGTGTTCATA
This DNA window, taken from Portunus trituberculatus isolate SZX2019 chromosome 15, ASM1759143v1, whole genome shotgun sequence, encodes the following:
- the LOC123504211 gene encoding V-type proton ATPase subunit e 2-like — protein: MGASAIPIILMTLFWGLVGIVLPIILPKGPNRSLMQCVLITTAVSCWLFWLCCYMHQMNPLIGPALHNTTLIFLQHQ